From the Hordeum vulgare subsp. vulgare chromosome 1H, MorexV3_pseudomolecules_assembly, whole genome shotgun sequence genome, the window TATAGCATTAGGTACTATAACCACTTAGCCACCTCAAATTGCCGTGATTATGTAGATGTTTTATCAATTTTATTCCTCTTTCtcggttttctttttcttttttcttttgccgcTTTCTTTTTTCTATGTTTCTTTTCCTTATTTTCACCGCCCCTTTTTTAATTCGAAACTTTTATCTTCAAAATCAAAGAAATCTTTTTCAAAACTGATGAAAtatttcaaattcgatgaacatTTTCCAGAACAGATGAATTCGTTTTCaatttcgatgaacttttttcagatttaatgaactttttccaaaatcaatCAACTTTGTTTAAAATCTGATAAACCTTTTTTAATagcatgaacttttttcaaatttgatgaactttcttTAAAATTTGGTGAACTTTTTTTATTGTGTTGAACTATTTTCAAATTAGATGAATTTATTTAaaatttggtgattttttttgcaatttggctgaactattttcaaatttgatgaactatttttaaaattcGGTGAACCTTTTTTCAATTGCCTTGACCTATTttgaaatttgatgaactttttaaaattgcattgaactatttttaaaattcGGTGATTTTTTTCCATTGGATTGACCTATTCTCAAATTTgatgaatttttttttaaattttgtgatttttttcaaTTGGACGGACGTTTTTCATATTCGATAAACGTTTCTGAAATTTGTGAAATTATTTTCGAAATTTCGTGAAAAAAAATTAATTTCGTGGAGTTTTCTcaaatttatgaacttttttcgaTTTGTATGAAGCTTTTCCAAATTTTTTAAATTGGtggttttaatttttttattgcaTTTCTTTCCAAAGTTTATGTttctttttatataattttatatATGATACCAAAGTTCATTCCAATGTTTTTTTCCAATGTTCAAAGTTTatgtttgagagttcatttgtagtgcttttcaatttttgggtcgtTTAACTCAAAAaatagtaaatacatgaaaaataccaaatgcagTCAGAAAGTGGtgaaaattgattatgtggccttgaatggttaattttgaacacacaaaaagtctggagtttaaataagttcaaaaaaatgaaatcccttttgtaacagatgagttttcataagaaactctgatacttcgaaagagattgtccgatttatacacgaagtgcattcagtttttgccgcaaatctctcaactttttagcacacatgctatgtgggtgaaatgatgataccatgcgaactttcaacccattcagagttcatttgtagtgcttttcaatttctgggtcatttagctaaaaaaatcagtaaatgcatgaaaaatagcaaatgaaatcagaaagtgttgaaaattgataatgtggctttgaatggttaattttgaaaacacaaaaagtctagagttcaaataagttcaaaaaaatgaaaccttttttgtaacagatctgtttttgattaaaacagacaTTCAAAATAATATAAGCCTACCAAATTGAATGTAATGATAAAACAtagtaatattaaatagcaggaaaaagaatcactcaaaaatctattttttagtaaatttattcacaaaagaaaataaatatatTACAAAACGAAAAAAATGCAACCTActcggccaccacggcctgaatacgactagaaacccaaccagagagttgggccaggattcaggcccgcagaaggcccaataggcccatagAAGGTAATTTTTGAAACGGCGGAGGtcacaaaagaacaatataaatacatgCACGGGAAGcttctcgtcaaacctggtcatcctcatctaaaaacgatgatgcacaaattgcatgggtggtacatgaaaacttgcatGGAGTGTGGGAAAGacgctatgtatgtggcagtgaaaccagagcacgaattcattggacttcccgtgattcctattcaatttgaggagttatttcagttatacaatcaactggccctcgacaaacaactcatgacttcctactgtatgtaagtattacttctatagttaagtctctagctcaactcgttcattgcatgtatatataattatcttcATTATATGTATTAtgtagattgaagatcgtcgaattaaaaaaaacaTGAATCTTCGACGTtcattcattagcccagatgtcgtaAGTGAATTGACagtacgaaactcaatcaaagacaccaaggagaacttgctaaactcgttccttatacatcaaaacaaaagggaaataatctttccttatAATTTCAAGTGAGTGTTGCTATCTTCTCTGTATATTAGGTTTCGCTTACTCGgggttaagtaatgtaattgatgggttatatatgcatgcgcaaataccactttattctgctatccattgacgttCGAGTGCATTAAtaattgtcttagactcgagacgtaaagccgaagaggagacatgactgcaatgctcaagaagtaatttCAGTCAATACCGgaaccatatcggcatgcaactttcgttaatttcctgatatcaagtaatcattttctttgcctggcagggtttgaaagaagttcgccaataaggttcccagtctaaacaaagagttgtgatttacgcaccccaaagtaagtagtactagataGTTccacgcatctctaattgattcaatttttcatcaatatatcattaccatgcttgcttatcagtttgattgaactctattcccgTGAAGTGTATGTACCAAAAAGAAGGGACtgttttatgtggatactacgtaTACGAGTTCATTCGCTACTCGATCTATGAGCGGGGCTTCTCTAAGGAACTATTTGAAGTACATAAACAATGTTCACAATTTTatattatatattaccatcaattatgttgagttttattcatatatatgcatgtattgaccccctttttaaaattagatctggaagatgcgggatgaactcctaccatatgatcgcatacgagcaattcaggaggaattggtgggattctttcttgaccacatcatatctaaagacggagaatagcaTTCGGATTTGTTATTcaatcttaattagatgatgttatattgtaaaagatgttagggactgtaaatggtttccttgattttcttattagctagcgtcaagcTCTTTCTATATGTATAGCAGCTagtgtcgaccaagcacggaaaaagaaaggacacttctctctattagctagctaacacaatatgaaatcactaaattaaccctccaaaacccccaacccccccccccattaaaaacaaaaaacaaaaaccccagatccggccagatgctgacgtgtggatgccatttggttctggttggtgtgaccaaccgggactaaagttcctcctgcctgggctccccgcaACGGCCACGTGAAGctccttctgtcccggttcgtaagcccATCGGGactaatgggccattttctactagtgttgctACAAGATCAATCACGCTAGGTGATTTGCTCATCAACTATAAATGATCAACTACAACTCATGATCATACCAAACTACCGTTACTACAAGATCAATCACACTaggtcatttgttcatcaactaTAAATGATCAACTACAACTCATGGTCATACCAAACTACCATTACTACAAGATTGATCACACTTGGCGATTTGTTCATCAACTACACAAACTGTCCATGACTTCTTCACAATGGCCACAACTAACAACACACACATCACACAATGGACATCAATGCTTCAACACCGTCAACATCTCTTTCGCATAACCTACCAGAGCCTTAGCTTGTTGCTTGCTCATGCTACCCGCAACACATGCTTGATCCCTTCCAGCTACAACCCATTCTTCATTCCTTCCGTGAATTCTAGCCGCACCTGCAAGATCATGCCTTTTTTCCATTGGACCTGCAAATCCCCTCTTCCCTGCTCTCCCATTTGATGCTCGATTGAACTCTTCACTCTTATCCTCAGCAACACCTATTGCATCTAGTGCCTCATTGCCTTCCAGGTAGCGATTATCGACAAGATAAGCAACATATTCAATTCCTAATGCCAGAAGTCACAAGTGACCTAAGCAGAAAAAGACCAAACACCATGAACGAAATGTGGAATCGAACACATGACAACCAAAATAGTGAACAGAATGTCAAATCTAACACACCACTTACTCGATGATTAACGCACTCGTAGAAGACCCACCCTTCATGTCTCTCCGTGGTCGATAGGTAGGACTTGACGCGAGTGCGGCCTGAGGGCGCCTGATGAGCGGCACGACCACAACACGATCATTCATCTTTGACCTCAGGGAGCTTGTCAACATTGCGAAGCGGACAAAGACAACAAACCTCGAACGCAGCGACGGACAAGACGACGGGGGAGGGGGGAGTGGGCGATGACCTAGGGATTTCAGAGAGGGCAAGGGAAATTAGGGATCTGAagcagggagggggggggggtgtttgGGGAGGGCCTAGTCATTTTACAAAAAGGACCTTAAAATAACTAACCCACTAAACTAACGCTGATGTGTGCGCCTCCCATTGGTCAACATGTGGTCAAATTGAACGACGACGAGTTACATATGGTGGAAGTGACCGTATAACCACGTTTTGTCATAATTTGAAGTAGAAGGACCAAAACATGCTTTCTTGGCAAGTTCAAGTAGCCGTGAGTGGTGTTGAAAAAAATTAGCCGCGAGTGGTGTTAAAGAAAAAAGTGTGTGCATTTTACTCAACATACAATTATCTCTAACCTTTTTTTCGGTTGTTGTTTCAAAAGAATGCAAGGAAAACACAAGGCTTTGGCTCGCTCGTCCTTGGTGTATACGTGTCGAACGTGAACTGGTCCTGTGTACTCTACAGAGTCTCTGTCCGTTAGCTACTCGTCCGCGTATTTACCCGCCCGATGTCATCTCTCTGCCGAGACCCCCTCTTCCCTGCGGGCCCGCAATGTCATGAAGCATGTGTAGCCGCGTTGGTAAAAACATGGTCGATTGGAGTGGGCGCCCCCAGGCTAAAAACCCCGGAGAGGCGAGGCGAGGGAGGAGAACGCTGGGGCTGCTACCTCTCGCCAAATCGCCGTAGGCTAGGGTTCGGCGGCCGGAGGCGCCGCGGGGTAGGCAAGGCAGGGGTCGGAGGCGGCGCCGCGGGGGAGTAGGCAGGGGACGGAGGCGGCGCCGCGGGGGAGTAGGCAGGGGACGGCGGTGGCGCCGCGGGGGAGTAGGCAGGGGACGGAGGTGGCGCGCTAGTTGCAGCCGTGCAGGACTGCAAGGGGGAGGTCGCGACCCACGGCAATCTTTCAATCTTGAACATCTCAAGTCACCTAGGGTGAGGATCCTGGCCGGCGGCCGCGCGTTAATTACAGACATTCCATTTCTCGTACCTTACAGATCCCCTCCCCACCaccgttttttttttttttttttgcaggtTTTGTAAATTCCCTTAGTTCCTATTATTGCTCTTATCATTATTGCCAAATGTATACACCTGccgttttttgtgtgtgtgcaaaTGTTCATTCATGTCAGTTTAATTACTAATGCCCAAAGTAAAGATATGATTGCACGAGTGATTAGCCGCACCATAAAGTGTAATTGTGCTGCGTATGTTCCCTTAATTGTTACTACTAACTGATAACAATGCTTCAACTTACTGCAGTTTGATAAAGTCATCATCTTGTAATTTGTTTGCTGCTCAGTCTTGTACATTTCCACCTCCTGTTCATTTAGTTTTAGTTCCTCCTACTGGGTTGTCAATCGTTTCTAACTACTTTGCACCTTCTGAAGCATAGACTTATATTCAAGCTGATATTCAGAAACATTCAAGATGGTCAAGTTCACACAAGTGGAGCTCCGAGAAATGATGGACAAGAAAAAGAACATTCGTAATGTGTCTGTTATTGCTCATCTGAGCCATGGTATGTGCTAACATACTCAACTTTTCTTCACATGCAGATATCTTTCCCGGTGTTCTATAGCTTGTGTTGAAAACATGCTTGATTTTTTTTATTCTGCATTGCTGAGTACAACTGTAGAGGTATGAGATGTTGTGCTATTTAGTGCCATcaggttatgtatgtctgtcaaGACATTCTGTTAACtctttgggtttttttttttacccctctcttttataTGGTTATTATCCTTGTAATTTCCTAAGATATATATATGTCGTCTTTTCGATTGTGGCCTCTAATCGGGCAATTCTGATGTTGTGTTTCCAGTTTAATAGTAACTGAATTTTATTTAATTACCGCAGGCAAGTCTACCCTTACAGAATCTCTTGTGGCAGCTGCTGGGATGATTAGACATGGAGGTGATGTTCAAGTTCCCATGGCTGGTAGTCATGCAGATGTAGCAGAGCCTGCGATGTCCATCAGATCTGCTGGCACTTCTCTTTTGTATGAGATGAAGAATGATTCGTTCAAGTCTTGCAAAGGTGAAAGAGATGGTGACAAATACCTGGTCAACCTTATTGATTCACCTGGGCACACTGATTTTTCTTCAGAAGTCACAACTGCTCTTCGTGTTACTGATGGTGCTATGTTGGTAATTGATGCACTCGAGGGTGTCTGTATGCAAACTGAAGCTGTTCTGTGCCAGGCCCTTAATGAGATGGTTAAACCTGTTCTTTGTCTCAACAAGATGGACAAGTTATTCCCTGCCCTCCAAATTGAAAGTGCAAAACCTGAATCTATAGAGGGCAAGTTATTCCCTGCCCTCCAAGATGATGGTGCAGAACCTGAATCTATGGGTGAGGAAGCCTACAGAATTCTGTCCAATGTCATTGAGAATTCCAATGAAATTGTGAAAGCATGTGATGCTGAGCGCCTTGGTGATGTCCAAGTCTACCCTGAGACCTCCTCTGTTGCCTTTGCTTCTGGTTTACATGGTTGGGCATTTACTATCGCTAGCTTTGCTAAGAAGTATGCCTTAAAGTATGGAGTCGATGAAGCTAAATTTGCAAAGAGGCTTTGGGGTGATTATTTTTTTGACTCTACAACAAAAGAATGGACCAGTAAGAACAGTGGCCCCGACCGTTGCATTAGAGGCTTCGTACAGTTATGCTATAGTCCAATCAACACAGTTCTCATGGCCTGCATGAATGACAATAAGGGTGAATTGTGGGATCTTTGCCACAAGCTTGGGGTGAACTTGAGGGATGATGAGAAGGACCTAACAGGTTTGGCTCTTGTGAAGTGTGTCATGCAAACTTGGCTCCCAGCCAGTACTGCTCTGCTTGAGATGATGATCTGCCACCTCCCCTCTCCGTTAGAAGCACAGGAATATCGTGTGGAGAACCTGTATGAGGGCCCCCTTGATGATAAGTACGCAGAAGCTATTAAACAATGTGATCCTGAAGGTCCTCTTATGCTGTACGTTTCCAAGATGGTTCCAGCATCTGATGTGGGCAGATTTTTCGCGTTTGGTCGTGTCTTTTCTGGAAGGATTGCAGCTGGCATGAAGGTCCGGGTCATGGGGCCTTCCTATGTCCCCAGCATGGAAACTGATTTGTTCGTGGAGTCTGTCCAGCGTACCATTATATGGATGGGAAAGAATCAATGTGACGTTCCGGATGTTCCTTGTGGTAACACAGTTGGACTGATTGGTCTGGATGCATCTATAACAAAGAGTGCTACCCTGACAAGTGAGAAGGAGGTTGATGCACACCCAATCAGAGCAATGAAGCTCCCTGTATGCCCTCTGATGTTTGTTACAGTTAACTGCAAGGTTCTGTTTGAGTCTCCCAAACTTGTACAAGGTTTGAAGCGTCTGGCGATGTCTGATCCCGTAGTTCTGTGGAGCAAGATAGAGCCTGGTACCTATACGGTTGCTGGAGTGGGAGAGCTTCATCTGGAAATTTGCTTGAAGGATCTACAGAACGACTTTATGGAtggtgttgaagttgttgtttccAGTCCGCCTGTTGTTTCCTTCCGTGAGACTGTTCGCAAGTCTTGTGATCCCGTGAAGAGTGTGCCCAGAAACAATAAAATCCAATGCAGCCTGTCTCTGGTAGCCCGCCCCTTGCATGAAAAACTAGTCGATGCTATTGAGGATGGTCGCTTCGGTCCACGCACTGATCATGTGGTACGATCTGAGATCCTTTCTAAGCATGGTTGGGATAAGGATCTCGGCGATAAGATCTGGTGCTTTGGTCCTGATGCTGTTGGCCCGAATGTGATTGTTAATAGGTGCAATATAAAACAGAATGATCTGGAGTTAGCGAAGGAAGCTATTGTGGCTGGCTTCGAGATGGTGGCAAAAGAAGGTGCATTGGCAAAAGAAAGGATGCATGGCATATGCTTTGAGGTTCATGATGTTAGTATACGTGTTGATGAAGCTTTGAGAGGTAAAACTGCTCAGCTCAATGAGATGGTTAGGACAGCACTTATTGAGTGTCAGCTCGCCGCCAAGCCGAGGCTTCTCGAACCCACCTACACTGTGGCGATCCAGTGCCCTGAGAGTGCCCTCAGCACTATCTATGGAATTCTCCATCAGAGGAAAGCTTCCGTGTATGAGGACTTCGTAAGAGAAGAAACGACACTGCACATCCTGAAGGCTTACGTTTCAGTTTATGATTCCTTTGGCCTCTCCAAGGCAATCAGTACTGCAACAAATAAGCTGGTCATGCCGCAGTGTATTTTTGAAGAGTGGAGCGACATGTGTTCTGATCCTTTCCAAGCAAAATGCACTGGCTGGGCAAATGGTCTTGGATATCcgcaagaggaagaagatgggcaGGCCCTCTTTCCAGAAGTAGCCCTAGCTTTAATTGATTTAACGTAcgtatgttgttgttgtgatttggCATGTTCTGAGGTACATTCTCTACTAATTGATGTTGAATTACGTAATATTGCTGCTGGATATGGACGTCATATTTTTGATATGATAGTCGGGGTTCTTTATGTCGTAATGTGTGCCCAGTTGTAGATTAGCAACATGCTGAAATTTGTATCTTCAGGTCAAGTGGGAACAAGTCTGTTGTTGATATGCCTGTGTAGCTTAAATTCTTGTGCTGCAAGTAAACACATAGTTCCTGGTTTAGTGACTTGATGGGATTTTGTAGCTTCTTTATTATGCAAAAAAAAAAGTAGGGGAATCAATAGGCAGATCAGTTTTCTTCTTGGTTGGACTTCATACTCTATTAGGAACTTTGATTGTTTTTGTTTCACTGAACCAAACAGAGAAAAGCATAGTTTTGTTCTGATTTAGCTTCAGATAATGTTAAAAAGCAAGTGTGGTTCTGTTTGTTGCGGGGTTGTCAAATTGGTCTTGTTTTACCACACATGTTCCATTTATCGTGATTAGATCACACATTTTCAAATTGCCATCTTCCTTTGGACAGTTGATTTATGCAATGATGTTGATGCACAATGCTCGCATGCCTTGCATTTTTCCTGCCCAAACATGCAATCCCTTGAGATAAAGCATGACTGGTATAGTTGCAATTACAGATGTGCCCTAGCAAACTGTTTAGTGTTACTGCTCGAAGCCAGCTTTGCTGGTAGAGCAAGGCAGCTCGGTTGGTTAGTGAGGCCGGCAGCTTGGTGTTGGTCATCTAGTACTAGGGGTCATTGTGAAAAACAGTGTCCAGCCTGTGCTGGCAGGGGCATATTAACATCACTGCTAGAAAGTCCAGGGCTATTCGGTTATTTACTGTGCTATATgtatatatctctctctctctctctgtgtgcgcGCATTTTCTTCAGTGCTGTTCCCACTGCAGTTATATTTTTTGGTGCATTGCAGCTCATCTATAGTAGGTGATATGATGTCGTGTCTGATTCGGATTCCTATGTTTCCCCTTTGCAGTGCGCTATTCTCCTTGCGAGCATGCAGTGCTGGGGTTCACTCCACTTGATCGATCGCCAACGACATCACCCCTGAAGGGAGGGGCTGCTGCTCCCCCTAGCTAGGTAGGTCTAATGGAACTGGCTTTTCACACTGAGCTGAACTGTTTAGCGTCGTTGCTGCCTCAAGTGTTAAGAAGGAAATTGGTGTCAATGTACCTGATGTCGCGATGTTGCTCGATCAGCAAGTGCTATCCGTTGAGGATTTTGCATGCTGCCCTACGTCTTCTTCCTGATCGAGTGCCCTAGTTTTTGCTAAATACTACATGCCATGTGTACTGATCTTAGTGGATGGAGTCTCTGTAGTGATCGCTCGGCAAACCTGGTTATAGACGCCGTTGCTCTGCAAGTGCTAGCCGTAGAGGATTTTGCATGCTGCTCTACATCTCCTGATGGACTGCCCTAGTTTTTGTTGAATGTTTGGTTCCAATTTTGGCCAGTCATGCCATGTACTAGAATTGATCTCAGTGAATGGAGTCTGTCTGTACTCTGTAGTGTCTACTCTTCCTTCGACCGTGGATGCATCCGCCCACCCTCCAATGTGCTTCAAGATGCGTGCTTATCTCCTGCGTATTTTGCTTTTTTCTGCACGCCCTGTTTCTTTTTTCCCCGTGAAGGGAGAGGCTGTTGCTTTTTTTCTCCACCTTCACAAAATTGGACAAAACCTTTTCTTTTCATCAAGTTTTGATTGCTCACCACGCTATGACACGTGGTAAACAGGAGAAAACTTGTACTAAAATGTTTGGCTGCAGCCCATACATATTCGATTAGTTCTTGTTTGTTTTCATAAAATTTAGATCACAGATATCCAAATGGTTTCAAGCAGAATTCGTGAGATTTTAAGCACATTTTTAGAGAGAAGAAATCACGTTCCAAAAAGGAACCGGTTTTAGAGAGCCGACCTTTGGGATTTCAACTTTTTTTGGGGGAAATCTAGATTTGAAGTTTTGTGAAATCAATCTTTTAAAAGTTTCATCTTGTTGGAAAGTTGCGAAAAAAAATGAGGGTTGAAAACTTGAGatgtcaaaataaaataaaatcagaaTGTAACCTTTCGAAGACTCTTACAAAGTGCCAACACCCTGAACTTGCAGAATTTGGAATTTcgtaacatggaaaaaaacatgaGAGAAATAAAAACCGCATGGGTGGGGGTGAAGGGGTGAGAGAGTAAAACCCTGTGGCGTGGGACACAAAAACAAAATGGTAGTGCCTGTTCGTGGTCAAATATGGTGTTTTGCTCCTTTTCATAAAGTAAAGTAAGATGTGACCCTCGTTTATAAAAATTtcggaatctgatccttttcctgTCGTTATGGTTGTTATACCCTACCGCCATGTGTCCCGGTGGTAGAAAAAGGGTTAGATCCCGAATTTTTTGCAAACGAGGGTCGAATCTCGATTTACTTCAACAAAAAGGTCGAAACGCGAATTTTGCCCCCCC encodes:
- the LOC123439759 gene encoding elongation factor 2-like isoform X2 — its product is MVKFTQVELREMMDKKKNIRNVSVIAHLSHGKSTLTESLVAAAGMIRHGGDVQVPMAGSHADVAEPAMSIRSAGTSLLYEMKNDSFKSCKGERDGDKYLVNLIDSPGHTDFSSEVTTALRVTDGAMLVIDALEGVCMQTEAVLCQALNEMVKPVLCLNKMDKLFPALQIESAKPESIEGKLFPALQDDGAEPESMGEEAYRILSNVIENSNEIVKACDAERLGDVQVYPETSSVAFASGLHGWAFTIASFAKKYALKYGVDEAKFAKRLWGDYFFDSTTKEWTSKNSGPDRCIRGFVQLCYSPINTVLMACMNDNKGELWDLCHKLGVNLRDDEKDLTGLALVKCVMQTWLPASTALLEMMICHLPSPLEAQEYRVENLYEGPLDDKYAEAIKQCDPEGPLMLYVSKMVPASDVGRFFAFGRVFSGRIAAGMKVRVMGPSYVPSMETDLFVESVQRTIIWMGKNQCDVPDVPCGNTVGLIGLDASITKSATLTSEKEVDAHPIRAMKLPVCPLMFVTVNCKVLFESPKLVQGLKRLAMSDPVVLWSKIEPGTYTVAGVGELHLEICLKDLQNDFMDGVEVVVSSPPVVSFRETVRKSCDPVKSVPRNNKIQCSLSLVARPLHEKLVDAIEDGRFGPRTDHVVRSEILSKHGWDKDLGDKIWCFGPDAVGPNVIVNRCNIKQNDLELAKEAIVAGFEMVAKEGALAKERMHGICFEVHDVSIRVDEALRGKTAQLNEMVRTALIECQLAAKPRLLEPTYTVAIQCPESALSTIYGILHQRKASVYEDFVREETTLHILKAYVSVYDSFGLSKAISTATNKLVMPQCIFEEWSDMCSDPFQAKCTGWANGLGYPQEEEDGQALFPEVALALIDLTYVCCCCDLACSECAILLASMQCWGSLHLIDRQRHHP
- the LOC123439759 gene encoding elongation factor 2-like isoform X1 translates to MVKFTQVELREMMDKKKNIRNVSVIAHLSHGKSTLTESLVAAAGMIRHGGDVQVPMAGSHADVAEPAMSIRSAGTSLLYEMKNDSFKSCKGERDGDKYLVNLIDSPGHTDFSSEVTTALRVTDGAMLVIDALEGVCMQTEAVLCQALNEMVKPVLCLNKMDKLFPALQIESAKPESIEGKLFPALQDDGAEPESMGEEAYRILSNVIENSNEIVKACDAERLGDVQVYPETSSVAFASGLHGWAFTIASFAKKYALKYGVDEAKFAKRLWGDYFFDSTTKEWTSKNSGPDRCIRGFVQLCYSPINTVLMACMNDNKGELWDLCHKLGVNLRDDEKDLTGLALVKCVMQTWLPASTALLEMMICHLPSPLEAQEYRVENLYEGPLDDKYAEAIKQCDPEGPLMLYVSKMVPASDVGRFFAFGRVFSGRIAAGMKVRVMGPSYVPSMETDLFVESVQRTIIWMGKNQCDVPDVPCGNTVGLIGLDASITKSATLTSEKEVDAHPIRAMKLPVCPLMFVTVNCKVLFESPKLVQGLKRLAMSDPVVLWSKIEPGTYTVAGVGELHLEICLKDLQNDFMDGVEVVVSSPPVVSFRETVRKSCDPVKSVPRNNKIQCSLSLVARPLHEKLVDAIEDGRFGPRTDHVVRSEILSKHGWDKDLGDKIWCFGPDAVGPNVIVNRCNIKQNDLELAKEAIVAGFEMVAKEGALAKERMHGICFEVHDVSIRVDEALRGKTAQLNEMVRTALIECQLAAKPRLLEPTYTVAIQCPESALSTIYGILHQRKASVYEDFVREETTLHILKAYVSVYDSFGLSKAISTATNKLVMPQCIFEEWSDMCSDPFQAKCTGWANGLGYPQEEEDGQALFPEVALALIDLTYVCCCCDLACSEVHSLLIDVELRNIAAGYGRHIFDMIVGVLYVVMCAQL
- the LOC123439759 gene encoding elongation factor 2-like isoform X3 — encoded protein: MVKFTQVELREMMDKKKNIRNVSVIAHLSHGKSTLTESLVAAAGMIRHGGDVQVPMAGSHADVAEPAMSIRSAGTSLLYEMKNDSFKSCKGERDGDKYLVNLIDSPGHTDFSSEVTTALRVTDGAMLVIDALEGVCMQTEAVLCQALNEMVKPVLCLNKMDKLFPALQIESAKPESIEGKLFPALQDDGAEPESMGEEAYRILSNVIENSNEIVKACDAERLGDVQVYPETSSVAFASGLHGWAFTIASFAKKYALKYGVDEAKFAKRLWGDYFFDSTTKEWTSKNSGPDRCIRGFVQLCYSPINTVLMACMNDNKGELWDLCHKLGVNLRDDEKDLTGLALVKCVMQTWLPASTALLEMMICHLPSPLEAQEYRVENLYEGPLDDKYAEAIKQCDPEGPLMLYVSKMVPASDVGRFFAFGRVFSGRIAAGMKVRVMGPSYVPSMETDLFVESVQRTIIWMGKNQCDVPDVPCGNTVGLIGLDASITKSATLTSEKEVDAHPIRAMKLPVCPLMFVTVNCKVLFESPKLVQGLKRLAMSDPVVLWSKIEPGTYTVAGVGELHLEICLKDLQNDFMDGVEVVVSSPPVVSFRETVRKSCDPVKSVPRNNKIQCSLSLVARPLHEKLVDAIEDGRFGPRTDHVVRSEILSKHGWDKDLGDKIWCFGPDAVGPNVIVNRCNIKQNDLELAKEAIVAGFEMVAKEGALAKERMHGICFEVHDVSIRVDEALRGKTAQLNEMVRTALIECQLAAKPRLLEPTYTVAIQCPESALSTIYGILHQRKASVYEDFVREETTLHILKAYVSVYDSFGLSKAISTATNKLVMPQCIFEEWSDMCSDPFQAKCTGWANGLGYPQEEEDGQALFPEVALALIDLTALFSLRACSAGVHST